A window of Roseburia hominis A2-183 genomic DNA:
TTTGTAATCAGCAGGTTATCGGTTCGAGTCCGATCATCGGCTTATAGAAGTAATCTACTTGGACCATTAGCTCAGTTGGTTAGAGCAACCGGCTCATAACCGGTCGGTCCTGGGTTCGAGTCCCCGATGGTCCACTTGTCACAAAAGCGTTTGTAAGATGTCTGGCCTAATGGCTCAGTTGGTTAGAGCGCCGCCCTGTCACGGCGGAGGTCGCGGGTTCGAGTCCCGCTTGGGTCGCTCATGAGAGCAAAATTGTTCTTATGATAATTTCATATGGGATCTTAGCTCAGCTGGGAGAGCATCTGCCTTACAAGCAGAGGGTCATAGGTTCGAGCCCTATAGGTCCCACTTCTGTAACAACTGTTACAGTAATGCCGGCGTGGCGGAACTGGCAGACGCGCAGGACTTAAAATCCTGTTGTGGTGACACAGTACCGGTTCGATTCCGGTCGCCGGCATTCATATCCAGCTACTTGACAAGAGTGCTATAATAGATATGTAAAAAAGAATATGTGTGCGTAGCTCAGCTGGATAGAGCACTTGGCTACGGACCAAGGTGTCGGGGGTTCGAATCCTCTCGCGCACGTAGGAAAGCCCGGAAGATCATCTTCCGGGTCTTTTTTTCCTCTATAGTATATATCTTTTGATTTATCTGAAAATCATATCGTAGAAATGCTTTATAAATCCCTCGATTGAAGCCCAAATTTAGCCACAATTACTATTGAAAATCATGCAAAAAGTGCGTAATATACAGAATTGGTGTCAAAAAGAGGACATCAGGATTGTGTATAAAAAGAGGAATGAGGATTAGAAATGCAAGAGGGAAAGAAACAGAGAATCGAATTTCTGGATTATCTCAAGGCAGTCTGTGTCATTATGGTAATCATTACGCACTATGGATGGGAGGATAAGACATCTCCTTTTTTTACGATGCTGATCAACATGGCAGTGCCGGTATTTATGATTGTGAGCGGTTATAATTTTGCAATGTCAAACCGCAAAAAAGCAGACGGAAATCTGGAGAAAATGTATGGCTGGAATATGATGAAACCAAAGCTGATCCGCTTTTTGCTGCCGTTTTTTGCCATTTGTCTGCTTGAGATTCTGTTGCTGGCAGCGCAGGATAAAAATATACCGTTGTTCCGTATTTTTGTGCTTGGCGCATACGGACCTGGAAGCTATTATGTACCGATCATGCTGCAGCTGCTTGTTATTTTTCCGTTGATTTATGTGATGATCGCATACAATGCTAAGCTTGGACTTGCTGTGGCAGCGCTCGCCAATCTCGCGTTTGAGGTGTGCGTCATCGTGTTTGATATGGATAAATATTATTACCGCCTGAGCATCGGAAGATACCTGCTCTTAATCGCGTTTGGCTGTTATCTGTATCTGCATCCGGAGCAGAGGGTAAAGCCGTATCAGATGTGGATGATGTTTCTGGCAGGACTGGCATATCTGATTGCAGTTTTCGGATTCGACAAGGATTTCGAGTTGTTTGGCTACTGGAAGACGACAGCGATGCCGGTTGCGTTCTATATTTTCCCGATCGTTATTTTATTGTTCCGGAAATTTTATCACTGTACGATTCCGGGATTTGCGGGGAGACTGCTCACACAGATTGGAAAAGCTTCCTATCATATCTTCCTGATTCAGATGGTATACTATCACTTTGAACTGGGCGGCGCGATCATGCAGACGGCATGGTATATTGCTGTCCCGTTTAACATTCTGGTTACGGTTCCGCTTGGCCTTGGATTCTATGAGCTGGACAACCAGTTTGTGAAAAAGCTGCGCGAGGTAAAGCATTACATCCGGGCGGTTGTATAGGGAACATATTTATTTGCGCACAGGTTGTGTCACGTGACACGGTCTGTGCGTTTTTTATGTAATAGGATTCTTTTTTCAGGAAATGCCGCGTTACATTTAGCGGTGAAAGTTGGGCGCGCAGGCAGAAAGGCATTGCACAGAGAGGGAAAAGAGTATAGAATAAAAATGGAATTTTAGCATCGTATCATGGGATAAGTGAACGAGAGCAGGAGGAAAAAATGAATAAGCAGAGCGAAAAGCCAAGGGGACTTTTGAGCGGGAAAACCGTACTCCTTTGTGTGACGGGAGGAATTGCCGCTTATAAGATGCCGAATGTAGCGCGCATGTTGAAGAAGCTTGGGTGCAACGTACATGTTCTGATGACGCAGAATGCCACGAATTTTATCACAGCGACGACGTTTGAGACGCTGACGGCGAACAAGTGTCTGATTGACACGTTCGACCGGAATTTTGAGTTCTCGGTGGAGCATGTGGCGCTTGCGAAACAGGCGGATCTG
This region includes:
- a CDS encoding acyltransferase family protein; this encodes MQEGKKQRIEFLDYLKAVCVIMVIITHYGWEDKTSPFFTMLINMAVPVFMIVSGYNFAMSNRKKADGNLEKMYGWNMMKPKLIRFLLPFFAICLLEILLLAAQDKNIPLFRIFVLGAYGPGSYYVPIMLQLLVIFPLIYVMIAYNAKLGLAVAALANLAFEVCVIVFDMDKYYYRLSIGRYLLLIAFGCYLYLHPEQRVKPYQMWMMFLAGLAYLIAVFGFDKDFELFGYWKTTAMPVAFYIFPIVILLFRKFYHCTIPGFAGRLLTQIGKASYHIFLIQMVYYHFELGGAIMQTAWYIAVPFNILVTVPLGLGFYELDNQFVKKLREVKHYIRAVV